One genomic window of Acidovorax radicis includes the following:
- a CDS encoding CoA-acylating methylmalonate-semialdehyde dehydrogenase: MNAPTNVAALAPTVKLLIGGQFVESKTTQWRDVVNPATQEVLARVPFATPEEIDAAVASAKDAFKTWKKTPIGARARIFLKYQQLIRENMAELAAILTAEQGKTLPDAEGDVFRGLEVVEHAAGIGNLQLGELANNVANGVDTYTLMQPLGVCAGITPFNFPAMIPLWMFPMAIATGNTFVLKPSEQDPMVTMRLCELALEAGIPPGVLNVVHGGEMAVNAICDHKDIKAISFVGSTKVGTHVYNRASLNGKRVQCMMGAKNHAIVMPDANKEQTLNALAGAAFGAAGQRCMALSVVVLVGEAQKWIPELVAKAKTLKISAGVEKGTDVGPVVSCAAKDRVQGLIERGVADGAKLELDGRNPQVPGYEKGNFVGPTVFSGVKPGMSIYEQEVFGPVLCLSSAADIDEAIAFINDNPNGNGTAIFTQSGAAARKFQEEIDVGQVGINVPIPVPVPLFSFSGSRASKLGDLGPYGKQVVLFYTQTKTVTARWFDDSTISHGVNTTISLK; this comes from the coding sequence ATGAACGCACCCACCAACGTGGCCGCACTCGCCCCTACCGTCAAACTGCTGATCGGCGGCCAGTTCGTCGAATCCAAGACCACCCAATGGCGCGATGTGGTGAACCCGGCCACGCAGGAGGTCCTGGCGCGCGTGCCGTTTGCCACACCGGAAGAAATCGACGCCGCCGTGGCGTCGGCCAAAGATGCTTTCAAGACCTGGAAGAAAACGCCCATCGGCGCCCGGGCCCGCATTTTTCTGAAATACCAGCAGCTCATCCGTGAAAACATGGCCGAGTTGGCCGCCATCCTGACCGCTGAACAAGGCAAGACCCTGCCTGACGCCGAAGGCGACGTGTTCCGTGGCCTGGAGGTGGTCGAACACGCCGCCGGCATCGGCAACCTGCAGTTGGGCGAGCTGGCCAACAATGTGGCCAATGGGGTGGACACCTACACGCTGATGCAGCCGCTGGGCGTGTGCGCGGGCATCACCCCCTTCAACTTCCCCGCCATGATCCCGCTGTGGATGTTCCCCATGGCCATTGCCACCGGCAACACCTTCGTGCTCAAACCCTCAGAGCAAGACCCGATGGTGACCATGCGCCTGTGTGAACTGGCGCTGGAAGCCGGTATCCCCCCAGGCGTGCTCAACGTGGTGCATGGCGGCGAGATGGCCGTGAACGCGATCTGCGACCACAAGGACATTAAGGCGATCAGCTTCGTCGGCTCTACCAAGGTGGGCACCCATGTCTACAACCGTGCCAGCCTGAACGGCAAGCGCGTGCAATGCATGATGGGCGCCAAGAACCACGCCATCGTGATGCCCGACGCCAACAAGGAGCAAACGCTCAACGCCCTGGCCGGTGCGGCTTTTGGTGCCGCAGGCCAGCGCTGCATGGCACTGTCGGTGGTGGTGCTGGTGGGCGAGGCGCAAAAGTGGATCCCTGAGCTGGTGGCCAAGGCCAAGACGCTCAAGATCAGCGCCGGTGTGGAAAAAGGCACGGACGTGGGCCCGGTGGTGTCGTGCGCAGCCAAAGACCGTGTGCAGGGTCTGATCGAACGCGGTGTAGCCGACGGTGCCAAGCTGGAGCTGGACGGCCGCAACCCGCAAGTGCCCGGCTATGAAAAGGGCAACTTCGTGGGCCCTACGGTGTTCAGCGGCGTCAAGCCCGGCATGAGCATCTACGAGCAGGAAGTCTTTGGCCCCGTGTTGTGCCTGTCCTCCGCAGCAGACATCGATGAAGCCATCGCCTTCATCAACGACAACCCCAACGGCAACGGCACGGCGATCTTCACGCAGTCGGGCGCGGCCGCGCGCAAGTTCCAGGAAGAGATCGATGTGGGCCAGGTCGGCATCAACGTGCCAATTCCCGTGCCAGTGCCACTGTTCTCGTTCTCGGGCTCGCGTGCCTCCAAGCTGGGCGACCTGGGGCCCTACGGCAAGCAGGTCGTGCTGTTCTACACGCAGACCAAGACGGTGACGGCACGCTGGTTTGATGACAGCACCATCTCGCACGGTGTGAACACGACGATCAGTCTGAAGTGA
- a CDS encoding lysozyme inhibitor LprI family protein: MQIFKMKKRELAMVFGAACVMLMGADAVHAQAGAACKPGGSVDETNACAVQAFQAADTQIAILYGDVMRALSAHERPQLRQEHTAWQRERTTRCKQAMRSSESQPQWPRLYHECLAIETEARRKGLMRWLTLDHPSAKP, encoded by the coding sequence ATGCAAATTTTCAAGATGAAGAAGCGGGAATTGGCCATGGTCTTCGGAGCGGCTTGCGTGATGCTGATGGGTGCCGATGCAGTGCATGCCCAAGCGGGCGCTGCCTGCAAGCCCGGCGGCAGTGTGGATGAAACCAACGCCTGTGCGGTGCAGGCCTTTCAGGCGGCCGACACGCAGATCGCCATCCTCTACGGCGATGTAATGCGCGCGCTGTCGGCCCACGAACGGCCCCAGCTGCGCCAGGAGCACACGGCCTGGCAACGCGAGCGAACCACGCGCTGCAAGCAGGCCATGCGAAGCAGCGAGTCGCAGCCGCAGTGGCCGCGCCTGTACCACGAGTGCCTGGCCATCGAGACCGAGGCGCGCCGCAAGGGCCTGATGCGCTGGCTGACGCTGGACCACCCGTCCGCCAAGCCATGA
- a CDS encoding acyl-CoA dehydrogenase family protein, translating to MDFELSEEQRAFAQTARDFAQAEFAPHAALWDAEGIFPREAIAKAGELGFCGLYAPENAGGLALPRLDATLVFEEMAAIDPSTTAFITIHNMATWMLGTWATPAVRDHWGPLLTTGEKLASYCLTEPGAGSDAASLKTRAELVGHEYVINGSKAFISGAGATDVLVLMARTGDAASGAGGISAFVVPADAAGITYGKKEHKMGWNSQPTRTISFDNVRIPADHLLGREGEGFKIAMKGLDGGRINIATCSVGAAQGALNAAQQYMQDRKQFGKPIASFQALQFKLADMATELVAARQMVRLAASKLDAGARDASTYCAMAKRFATDVGFTVCNEALQLHGGYGYIREYPLERLVRDARVHQILEGTNEIMRVIIARRMLDGDATEVIR from the coding sequence ATGGACTTTGAGCTCTCTGAAGAACAACGCGCCTTTGCCCAGACGGCCCGCGACTTTGCGCAAGCCGAGTTCGCGCCCCACGCCGCGTTGTGGGACGCCGAGGGCATCTTCCCGCGCGAGGCGATTGCCAAAGCGGGCGAGCTGGGCTTTTGTGGCCTGTATGCGCCCGAGAACGCCGGAGGCCTGGCCCTGCCCCGCCTGGACGCCACGCTGGTGTTCGAGGAGATGGCCGCCATCGACCCCAGCACCACCGCCTTCATCACCATCCACAACATGGCCACCTGGATGCTGGGCACCTGGGCCACACCCGCCGTGCGCGACCACTGGGGCCCGCTGCTCACCACCGGCGAAAAGCTCGCCAGCTACTGCCTGACCGAGCCCGGTGCAGGCTCCGACGCCGCATCGCTCAAGACACGCGCCGAGCTCGTGGGCCATGAATACGTCATCAACGGCAGCAAGGCCTTCATCAGCGGCGCAGGCGCCACCGATGTGCTGGTGCTGATGGCACGCACGGGTGACGCAGCATCCGGCGCGGGCGGCATCAGCGCCTTTGTGGTGCCCGCCGATGCCGCAGGCATTACCTACGGCAAGAAGGAACACAAGATGGGCTGGAACAGCCAGCCCACGCGCACCATCAGCTTTGACAACGTGCGCATCCCGGCCGACCACCTGTTGGGCCGCGAGGGCGAAGGCTTCAAGATCGCGATGAAGGGCCTGGACGGCGGCCGCATCAACATCGCCACTTGCTCGGTGGGCGCAGCGCAAGGCGCACTGAACGCCGCGCAGCAGTACATGCAAGACCGCAAACAGTTCGGCAAGCCCATCGCCAGCTTTCAGGCCCTGCAGTTCAAGCTGGCCGACATGGCGACCGAGCTGGTCGCCGCGCGCCAGATGGTGCGCCTGGCCGCCAGCAAGCTAGACGCCGGGGCGCGGGATGCATCGACCTACTGCGCCATGGCCAAGCGTTTTGCCACCGACGTGGGCTTTACCGTGTGCAACGAGGCGCTGCAACTTCACGGCGGCTACGGCTACATCCGCGAATACCCGCTGGAGCGCCTGGTGCGCGACGCGCGTGTGCACCAGATCCTGGAAGGCACCAACGAAATCATGCGGGTCATCATTGCGCGGCGCATGCTCGACGGCGATGCGACGGAGGTGATTCGCTAG
- a CDS encoding TfoX/Sxy family protein, with product MPARPLSDETLHLMDAVRLALAHRNDVDERTMFGCYCFFVDGKLCIGVKNDELLVRLPPTRHAEFQELENTRELSPGGGMQGYFWVEPNGYATRAQWDFWVREALAYNPAAKASPPRKRKASTPGPSGQPAGSSGSSGSSRPSSAPRKRHSIFDDDV from the coding sequence ATGCCTGCCCGCCCACTCTCTGACGAAACGCTGCACCTGATGGACGCCGTGCGTTTGGCGCTGGCGCATCGCAACGATGTGGACGAGCGCACCATGTTCGGCTGCTACTGCTTCTTTGTGGACGGCAAACTGTGCATTGGCGTCAAGAACGATGAGCTGCTGGTGCGCCTGCCGCCCACCCGGCACGCCGAGTTTCAAGAGTTGGAAAACACCCGCGAGCTCTCACCCGGCGGTGGAATGCAAGGCTATTTTTGGGTGGAGCCCAACGGCTACGCCACGCGGGCGCAGTGGGATTTTTGGGTGCGTGAAGCCCTAGCGTACAACCCCGCGGCCAAAGCCAGCCCACCCCGCAAACGGAAAGCCTCAACGCCAGGGCCATCCGGCCAGCCTGCCGGTTCATCTGGTTCGTCTGGTTCGTCCCGTCCTTCCA